The following coding sequences lie in one Primulina huaijiensis isolate GDHJ02 chromosome 2, ASM1229523v2, whole genome shotgun sequence genomic window:
- the LOC140971280 gene encoding probable polyribonucleotide nucleotidyltransferase 1, chloroplastic gives MLAARPNPTFHAPPFHSKVLTSKKAAIFSQFSTLNCFKSSVNRHFTSILLPNSVSRICRTRKSRNGGRKWTSTLFTRLRIEASLTAEDNARIEEAPLPLQPSAPYSIKIPVGDRHIFVETGHIGRQASGAVTVTDGETIIYTTVCMAEDPSEPSDFFPLWVNYQEKFSAAGRTSGGFFKREGKTKDREVLICRLIDRPLRPTMLKGFYHETQILSWVLSYDGLHPPDSLAITAAGIAVALSEVPNSKAIAGVRIGLIDDKFVVNPTTKEIENSKLDLMLAGTDSAILMIEGYCDFLPEEKLLQAVELGQNAVRTICKEVETLVKMCGKPKMLDAIKLPPPELYEHVEEIAGDELVQALQIKSKIPRKKALSSLEAKVLRIFTEKGFVSKTEAVVTSEVVQDLLDDEEEDEEFVVDGEVDEGDVHIKPVSKKPTPLLYSEVDVKLVFKEVSSKFLRRRIVEGGKRSDGRKPEDLRLINSRCGLLPRAHGSALFTRGETQSLAVVTLGDKQMAQRLDNLVDEDEFKRFYLQYSFPPSCVGEVGRQGAPSRREIGHGMLAERALEPILPSEDHFPYTIRVESTITESNGSSSMASVCGGCLALQDAGVPVKSSISGIAMGMVMNTKEFGGDGTPLILSDITGGEDASGDMDFKVAGNEDGVTAFQMDIKVGGITIPVMKEALLQAREGRKQILAEMSKCFPPPSKKLSKYAPIIHIMKVKPDRVNLIIGSGGKKVKSIIEETGVESIETQDNGIVKISSKDSSSLEKSKAIISNLTMVPTVGDIYRNCEIKSIAPYGVFVEISPGREGLCHISELSTSWLAKAEDAVKVGDTIDVKLIEINGKGQLRLSRRALLPDSNTDNLGTKQRTVDLGEESNEKGKQNSVTRAVEIENAEPSNELSVDIKVRRSSKSKPVKANTLMEDKFVKELVSLAKDELESDRNRPKKSSDKPVISISSKNETTVVNREAESG, from the exons ATGCTTGCGGCACGCCCCAATCCAACCTTCCACGCCCCACCGTTTCATTCCAAAGTGTTAACTTCCAAGAAAGCTGCAATATTTTCTCAATTTTCTACTTTGAATTGCTTTAAGTCCTCGGTTAATCGTCATTTTACTTCCATTTTGTTGCCGAATTCCGTATCTCGAATTTGCAGAACGAGAAAATCAAGAAACGGAGGCAGGAAGTGGACGAGTACATTGTTTACTCGATTAAGGATTGAAGCTTCTTTAACGGCGGAAGATAATGCTCGCATTGAGGAGGCTCCGTTACCGCTACAACCCTCCGCTCCTTATTCCATCAAAATCCCAGTCGGCGATCGTCAT ATATTTGTTGAGACAGGTCACATAGGGAGACAAGCTAGTGGAGCTGTTACTGTTACAGATGGAGAAACC atcATCTACACAACTGTTTGTATGGCTGAGGATCCTAGCGAGCCTTCTGATTTTTTTCCTCTTTGGGTAAATTATCAAGAAAAATTTTCGGCAGCTGGTCGAACCAG TGGAGGATTTTTTAAACGAGAGGGAAAGACCAAGGATCGTGAG GTTCTCATTTGCCGACTCATAGATAGACCTCTTCGCCCAACGATGCTCAAGGGATTTTATCATGAAACACAAATATTATCTTGG GTATTAAGTTATGATGGTTTACACCCCCCAGATTCTTTGGCTATAACAGCAGCTGGAATTGCAGT AGCTCTTTCAGAGGTGCCAAATTCTAAAGCTATTGCTGGGGTACGAATTGGTCTTATTGACGACAAGTTTGTTGTGAATCCAACTACCAAGGAGATAGAAAACTCTAAACTTGACTTGATGCTGGCAGGGACAGATAGTGCAATATTGATGAtagag GGTTATTGCGACTTCCTTCCTGAAGAGAAGTTATTGCAAGCTGTAGAACTTGGACAG AATGCAGTGCGAACTATTTGCAAAGAGGTGGAAACCTTGGTGAAGATGTGCGGGAAACCAAAAATGCTTGACGCAATCAAACTACCCCCGCCTGAGCTGTATGAGCATGTCGAA GAAATTGCAGGTGATGAATTAGTTCAAGCTCTTCAAATTAAGAGCAAAATCCCTAGAAAGAAGGCGTTGTCATCTTTGGAAGCAAAGGTTTTGAGAATATTTACAGAAAAGGGATTTGTTAGTAAAACAGAAGCTGTTGTTACTAGTGAAGTGGTCCAGGACTTGcttgatgatgaagaagaggaTGAAGAGTTTGTAGTGGACGGTGAAGTTGATGAAGGTGATGTTCATATCAAGCCAGTCTCGAAAAAACCCACCCCATTG CTTTACTCTGAGGTAGATGTGAAGCTTGTTTTCAAAGAAGTTTCATCCAAGTTTTTGAGGAGGCGTATTGTGGAG GGAGGAAAAAGAAGTGACGGCAGAAAACCAGAGGATTTACGGCTTATTAATTCACGTTGCGGATTGCTTCCTAGAGCTCATGGAAGTGCTCTTTTTACTCGTGGTGAAACTCAG TCATTAGCTGTGGTTACGCTTGGTGATAAACAAATGGCACAGAGGCTAGACAACCTTGTGGATGAAGATGAGTTCAAGAGATTCTATCTTCAG TACTCTTTTCCTCCCTCATGTGTTGGAGAAGTTGGCCGTCAAGGAGCACCATCTAGAAGAGAGATTGGCCATGGAATGCTTGCAGAGAGAGCTCTGGAGCCTATATTACCTTCAGAAGATCACTTCCCTTACACTATTCGTGTTGAGAGTACCATAACGGAAAGCAATGGCTCTTCAAG TATGGCCTCTGTGTGTGGGGGTTGCTTAGCTTTACAAGATGCTGGCGTTCCAGTCAAGAGTTCAATTTCTGGAATAGCAATGGGTATGGTCATGAACACTAAAGAATTTGGAGGAGATGGTACTCCACTTATTCTATCTGACATAACAGGGGGTGAAGATGCTTCAGGAGATATGGATTTCAAG GTTGCTGGAAACGAAGATGGGGTTACTGCATTCCAGATGGACATAAAG GTGGGAGGAATTACTATACCAGTCATGAAAGAAGCTCTCCTGCAAGCGAGAGAGGGTCGAAAGCAAATTCTTG CGGAGATGTCAAAATGCTTTCCTCCTCCTTCGAAGAAACTCTCCAAATATGCTCCTATAATTCATATTATGAAG GTGAAACCAGATAGGGTTAACCTTATCATTGGTTCAGGCGGGAAAAAAGTGAAAAGCATAATTGAGGAGACTGGAGTCGAGTCTATAGAGACTCAAGATAATGGAATT GTTAAGATATCATCTAAAGATTCGTCGAGTTTGGAGAAGTCTAAAGCCATTATTAGCAACCTCACTATGGTTCCAACTGTTGGCGACATTTACAG GAACTGTGAGATCAAATCTATTGCTCCATATGGAGTTTTTGTGGAGATTTCACCTGGCCGAGAG GGGCTATGTCACATTAGTGAATTGAGCACAAGTTGGTTGGCAAAGGCAGAAGAT GCTGTCAAAGTTGGAGATACTATTGATGTAAAGCTCATTGAG ATCAATGGAAAAGGTCAACTTCGGTTGAGCCGGCGTGCATTACTTCCAGATTCTAACACTGATAATCTGGGCACAAAGCAACGTACTGTTGACCTTGGTGAAGAAAGTAACGAGAAGGGTAAACAAAACAGTGTCACGAGGGCTGTGGAAATTGAAAATGCTGAACCATCCAACGAATTAAGTGTTGATATTAAAGTCAGGAGGTCCTCCAAAAGTAAGCCTGTAAAGGCCAATACCCTCATGGAGGACAAGTTTGTCAAGGAATTGGTGAGTTTGGCAAAAGATGAACTGGAATCTGACAGAAATAGGCCAAAGAAAAGCAGCGACAAACCTGTCATCAGTATTTCCAGCAAGAATGAAACCACAGTAGTAAATAGAGAAGCCGAAAGTGGATAA
- the LOC140961178 gene encoding homeobox-leucine zipper protein HOX18-like — protein sequence MDEKDEASSIKLGLDLGLGLAAYEPKRDSSKTNRRVPFLDLSIPIHQNRHDTDEYSISSPKLKQVDEKLQGSKKRIFNGSKADDCERNYSKNCSRKKLRLEKDQITLLEESFEQHSSLSMAQKQLLAERLKLKPRQVEVWFQNRRAKTKMKQTEIDREFLKKNCERLSDENLQLKRQLLELRPGVKTENPPPPLRQFFNPMPKAVAAVHKTCPTCEKTWNNRGGAKQETATAAVMEVGHEDKLIGKAGLES from the exons ATGGATGAAAAGGACGAAGCTTCCAGCATCAAACTCGGGCTAGACTTGGGATTAGGCTTAGCCGCGTATGAGCCGAAAAGGGATAGCTCGAAGACAAATAGGAGGGTGCCTTTTCTTGATCTTTCGATCCCAATTCACCAAAATCGCCATGATACTGACGAGTATTCGATCTCGAGCCCGAAATTGAAGCAAGTGGATGAAAAATTACAAGGAAGCAAGAAAAGGATTTTCAACGGTAGCAAGGCGGATGATTGTGAGAGAAATTATTCCAAGAATTGTAGCAGAAAGAAGCTGAGGCTTGAAAAAGATCAGATCACTTTGCTTGAAGAGAGTTTTGAACAGCACTCTTCTCTTTCAATG GCTCAGAAACAGCTACTTGCAGAAAGATTGAAGCTCAAACCTAGACAAGTTGAAGTTTGGTTTCAGAATCGAAGAGCAAA GACAAAAATGAAGCAAACTGAGATAGACCGCGAGTTCTTGAAAAAGAACTGCGAAAGGCTAAGCGATGAGAATCTACAACTAAAGAGACAACTGTTGGAGCTCCGACCAGGGGTTAAAACAGAGAATCCACCACCACCGCTGCGGCAGTTTTTCAACCCAATGCCAAAGGCCGTGGCGGCAGTGCATAAAACGTGCCCCACGTGTGAGAAAACTTGGAACAATAGGGGCGGCGCAAAGCAGGAAACGGCGACAGCAGCCGTTATGGAAGTGGGCCATGAAGATAAACTAATCGGCAAAGCCGGCTTGGAAAGCTAG
- the LOC140958184 gene encoding dirigent protein 22-like has translation MAFKSLELSLFLFLALFFGNSLAELPQLKETEMTLYFQDYSGGPNATVMEITGPVNDGLLMFTKFGAIFCTDDPITDGFDKESTEIARAQGLYVTSALDGSNTHVLISVVFSDKEFKGSTLEIQGTSAQFERVREVAVVGGTGIFRFARGYATFETIHYDPTLHHAVIQCNITFLHYHR, from the exons ATGGCATTTAAGTCCCTCGAGTTGTCGTTATTCCTATTTCTTGCACTCTTCTTTGGAAATTCCTTGGCTGAACTCCCCCAACTTAAAGAGACAGAGATGACACTATACTTCCAAGACTACTCGGGTGGGCCTAATGCAACAGTGATGGAGATTACGGGCCCAGTTAATGATGGGCTTCTTATGTTCACAAAGTTTGGGGCCATTTTCTGCACCGATGATCCAATTACAGATGGATTTGACAAAG AGTCGACAGAAATTGCGAGAGCCCAAGGTTTGTATGTAACCTCCGCATTGGATGGGTCAAATACTCATGTTTTGATATCAGTTGTGTTCAGCGACAAAGAGTTCAAAGGTAGTACATTGGAGATACAAGGTACAAGTGCTCAGTTCGAAAGGGTGAGGGAGGTGGCAGTGGTCGGCGGCACCGGAATATTCCGTTTCGCTAGGGGATATGCCACCTTCGAGACAATTCATTATGATCCCACATTGCATCATGCAGTTATTCAATGCAACATCACTTTTCTACATTATCATCGATGA
- the LOC140961173 gene encoding LOB domain-containing protein 20, translating into MDHEPQSDCALERRRRGSEKIRGTTSQVEATDAVEAAAQHGAPCGACKFLRRKCVGGCVFAPHFGSDQGAARFAAVHKVFGASNVSKLLLHIPANRRHDAVVTISYEAQARLSDPVYGCVSTIMALQQQVSSLQSELSMVQTQLINSKLASSNAFQNSVAPQHHVPIAMLQQPAYSNTSSASNNLINFGNTFVGPNFGETTATSTCFEPGFHHLYNRANRHGREEDDEDEETRDQVSFTNHIFQ; encoded by the exons ATGGATCACGAACCACAGAGCGACTGCGCGCTTGAGAGGCGACGGAGAGGCTCGGAAAAGATACGAGGCACCACAAGCCAAGTCGAGGCCACAGATGCCGTGGAGGCGGCGGCGCAGCATGGGGCGCCATGCGGCGCTTGCAAATTCTTGAGGAGGAAGTGCGTTGGTGGTTGTGTTTTTGCTCCTCATTTCGGGTCGGACCAGGGTGCGGCTCGGTTCGCTGCCGTGCACAAGGTGTTTGGGGCTAGCAATGTGTCGAAGCTTTTGTTGCATATTCCGGCTAACCGGCGACACGATGCGGTGGTTACGATATCTTATGAGGCTCAAGCCCGGCTCTCGGACCCCGTTTACGGTTGTGTGTCGACTATTATGGCTCTGCAGCAACag GTATCATCTCTTCAATCAGAGCTGTCAATGGTGCAGACTCAGTTGATTAACAGCAAGCTCGCGTCGTCGAATGCGTTCCAGAACTCCGTAGCACCGCAGCACCACGTCCCCATCGCGATGCTGCAGCAGCCAGCTTATTCCAACACCTCTTCAGCTTCAAACAATCTCATTAACTTCGGCAACACTTTCGTCGGCCCCAACTTCGGCGAGACCACTGCCACCTCCACTTGTTTCGAGCCCGGTTTTCATCATCTGTATAATCGCGCTAACCGGCATGGACGAgaggaagatgatgaagatgagGAAACCCGTGATCAAGTTTCTTTCACCAACCATATTTTTCAGTGA
- the LOC140971281 gene encoding diacylglycerol kinase 3-like produces the protein MVLLVGSLAVLESLTNRVGCQFLQQELYHLGQEMICLGVLTGAGDGSFLFNWKSTIKRTLDKIADGPIGHLDRCLASCFVISMPAKKDLDIPYSLKPTKETPLDQVCGVS, from the exons ATGGTACTGTTGGTTGGGTCCTTGGCTGTCTTGGAGAGCTTAACAAACAGGGTCGGCTGCCAGTTCCTCCAACAGGAATTATACCACTTGGGACAGGAAATGATTTGTCTAGGAGTTTTAACTGG GGCGGGTGACGGGTCATTCCTTTTTAATTGGAAATCGACCATCAAAAGAACTCTTGACAAGATAGCTGATGGTCCTATTGGTCATTTGGACAG GTGTCTTGCTAGTTGTTTTGTAATTTCAATGCCAGCTAAGAAGGATTTGGACATACCGTATTCCctaaaaccaacaaaagaaACACCTCTTGATCAGGTTTGTGGCGTAAGTTag